The Magnolia sinica isolate HGM2019 chromosome 3, MsV1, whole genome shotgun sequence genome includes the window GCGTGTTTATGGTGCAAACTTGTATGCAGGAACAAGTGGAGCCACCTATGATAAACAAAGATTGCTAGATAACACAAAACTACCATTGATTGCACATGACCCAAAATATCCATGCTTGGATAAGCAAAGCCATGCATCTGGGGCCAGCTAAAATGAACCATTGAAAATGGTCTCTCACCCTCCATGTTTGTGGGCCCTTAATCAAATGATTGTCATCTCATCAGAGTGATACTGGCACCTTGTTCGATCCATTGTGATACTGCACTCAAATATAGAATTCATACcaaatatttgataataaaaTCAAAGTCAAGCAACTGGTAAGTGTTTAAAATCACCTGTCTTCTACataggtttctttcttttttattttgtatgCTTTCCAAACAGCCTCTCTTCtaaacagtttttttttaaaaaaataaattaattaatgttaACCTCCATATCTTTGCCTCTAATGCAGCTTTACAAACAGTGAATTTGTTGTGCCTAGAATGGAGACCGGTTGGATTTTTTCCtcccaaaataatacatgatgcacatCAGGTATGTGCTTAAATACATCGGATATTGTTTCAGGGTGGAAGTGATGGGAAAACCAAATCCCATCCAATGCAGTTCCAGTTCTCCACACCACCACATGTGCTTGCCAGAATGGATGAATATCCGCATCGCCTATGTCTCTGTCCAAATACCAATTTGGGGGAATCCACCCTAAATATTACCTAAATTTTGTTCTCCACATTTAACCACACCTTCCTAATCTTTACTAAAAAAATTTCTCTATACTTAATATTTTCCAGCTTAACTATTAGAAATATAATATAAGATAATGATATAAAGAATCCACTTGCAACTGTAAACACATAAGAGTCTTTGCACCTGATAACACGTAAGATTCATTTATCTAATAATACAAATATCTGTCAATTAAATTGCCATAAAGACAAACGGCTTATGACAAAGAGACTTAAGCATACCCATTGGTGTATGAACCCTTCCTATCACGCCGAGGAGATCTGCTGTAGTCACGCTCGCTTCTTGGAGGGCTGCGTCTGTTCGATAGAATAAGATAAAACTATTGCAGATTAGTTCTGAGTAAAGCAATGTCATGATACAGGTAGTCAACTTTCAGTTCAGATTTCAGATATACCTGCGGCTGCCCGATCTGTAATGTGGACTCGGGCTGCGCCTGTATGAACTTCTTGAACCTCCAGAGCGACATTCTCGAGCAAAATGTCCAGTCCCACCACAGTCATAGCATCTCACTTCATTGCTGTCCCTACCACGGCTGCTGCGACCACTTCCATAATTCCGAGACATCTCTACTCGCCATCCATGTTTTCCTGACAAGTGGAAACAACACCTTATGCACTTCGGAATGGACAAAATCCACAAAAATGAATGTAAAAGAGCCCCAATCAAGGCAGAAGATGGGATACAATGTAAGAACTTCTAAATCAGCTACTGCACccatttattttcattattatatgaAACAATCTGATACATTAGTCGCAGGTTTTGCAATTCTTTTTCCCCTGCATCAAGGAAAATAGGTGGTTTGGCGGTATATAGCAAGCATATGCTTATTAGAACTTCTTTCAAATTGGATAGCCATTATCCAAAAGGTGAAGTATTATAGTGGATAAGATGGTTTGGAACGAGTTCATCTCGACTTCAGCGTGAAGGACATGCAATGTCTGCAGTTATTTGAAATCTGACCTTTTCCCATCTACAGAATCTTTGTCAAATCGTGTTAACTCGCTAAGTCTCCAGTTGACCCCAGAAGACTCGCGTCTTTTAGAAAGATGTAGATGAGTTCTTGTATGATGAGACACTGGTGGATTATGTAGATGGGGGTATTTTCCTCATTTTCTATTCTTTTGCAATTTGATTAAGGGTTCTAGAATAGGCAGAATTCAGTCCATTTTGCTTCATTTTCCTGTTATTTACATACACAATGAGACATGGATGGATCACATAGAATTCAGTTCCTAAATCCTAACCTTCAGTGAACTCGTAATCTACCCAGCTACGACAAGGCTTGTGGGCATCAAACTGGAAAGGCAAGGATCAACCAAACCCCAAAAATTACTGTCACAATATATAGGCTCTGTTTAAGGATATAGCTTAAATGCTACCAACATGAATTTAAATCTCAGTTTCTGTCTGTGACTTGTTCTGGCCAAACCAAGTCGACCTTGGCGAGCAAAGTCCAAACTGTGCTGAAACTAACCAAAATGGGCCTAGTCAGATGAAACCAAACTAAGCATCACTACCTCCCTCCCTCCCGCATGCGCACAGCAAAAACATGCATGAATTCAATGTTATGTATGCAAGtatttgtaggtttttttttttttttttttttacattcctAATGACAAACATATAGGGGGTTCTTTCTATAGCCAAATGCATTTGCCCAATTGGAGGATGTGCGGTTGGCAGAATACCCAAAAAATATCATACCCATACATCAGCACCCAGTAAATCTCAGGTGTCCAACCAGACTGCTCATGCAACACAAGACAATGAGTAATACCAAAGAATCTTAACTTTGAGATAGGAGCATAATCTATGCAATCTTCTTATTTAGAGTTCTCAAAATGAATCTTGTAATTTTAAAACTGATTCCAAGTGCAGTTGAAATAATAACCATCCCATTATACCATATTTTATTTGGAACAGCCAATGTTTATTCTATcagtatcgcgttatgtatcgcacccttgggatacaaatacgtatcggttatcgcacgggatatatttgTTTGGATTGGGTAATGTATCACACTTTTTTGGAAACATTGAAAAATTGAtcaaatttttcagtgaaacttcaaagATTGTTTTAAAaggccttaatacacactttgaaatcataacatcacaaaaaaaagtgcacataataagtttcctttgtatagggcctTAAGCTACGCCTTGTCTCACTGAATGGATGCAACTATATACATAGTGAATTCATAACAGTTATAAATGCtcaaaaaatctaagaaaatGCAGCCAATTGACCGCAAGTAGAAACTAATTTTTGGGaaaagatatttttattttttcaatatttttaattaaaaagtatCATTTAATtctgaaaaatatttttttaaaaataaatgaactagTAGATCATGCCTCATACATGTTTGAAGTGTAAGATTAACGAAATTGATTTCAAATCTAGAATTTCGAGtgttatgtgatgatcatttcatcaaacactcctaaatacttagaAATTGGACTCAATTGACTGCTGTTagaattgaaattttgaaaattttgtatttttataattttttataaattttttattaatgtttcccaaaatttaaaagaaaCTTAATAAATCAGTAGCTTAGGCCTCATagatgtttgatttcatgtttagagtgcaagattgcaagcaatttgggagaaattggaattttttgaaatttccccaaaTCGGGCCATCCACCACCAAACCTCAAAATCGAATATTGAAATCCTTCGTTTTCCATGCAAGACATGAAGAATCAATGATTTCTTATGATTTCAcactgattttatatgatttaaacaaaaaaaaaaaagatgaaaatgcAAAATAACTCACCTTTTGAGAAACAGCCCCAAATGCAAGAAAATCTTGATTCTGATTTCAAATGTAGGTTTTTTCTCCCAAGTCGAAGCAAATGATAGACCGAAATCCACCCACAAGCAGTTTAGAAGAGACAAAATTGAAGAAAAATGtgtaaaaaaaatagattttgggAGGCTTTGGGAAGTTCCCTTGCAGTTCCTGGAATGTATCGACGATATATCAATATCCATAGGTATCATCGATAGATACCACAAAATTTTGTAAAGGGAAAAGTTGTGATATATAGCAATATCGCGAGATATCACCGATACATTGTGATACGTCACACGATACGCAAGATTTTTTCATTTCCAGCTATACTCCATGGATGTTTCATATCCCTGGAGTGCGATACCAAGAATATCTTATACAATCGATATTGCATACATTGGGAACAACACCCAGAAATTCTAATGCCAACCAATAGGCAAAAGCCTGATCACAATCAACCAAGAAAATCAAAGTCAAAAGGCCTCAAAACAACAAGACAACCAGCAAACATCGTGAAAAGAACAAATCCAAACAGCGGGAACCATAACAGCCCACATGCCACACAAACAGATCGCAGCCAAATTGCAAGGGAGTCAGCATAGGAGTTTACTCAAAATCTCTACTTAATCAGACAATTGGAGTTTTGATCCAGCTTGAGAGATAAGAAC containing:
- the LOC131240950 gene encoding serine/arginine-rich splicing factor RSZ21A-like isoform X1, whose protein sequence is MWKVYVGNLDSRITERELADEFRVYGVVRSFALSVWVARNPPGYAFIEFDDRRDADDAISALDGKHGWRVEMSRNYGSGRSSRGRDSNEVRCYDCGGTGHFARECRSGGSRSSYRRSPSPHYRSGSRRRSPPRSERDYSRSPRRDRKGSYTNGSPDKDRWGYTD
- the LOC131240950 gene encoding serine/arginine-rich splicing factor RSZ21A-like isoform X2, translating into MWKVYVGNLDSRITERELADEFRVYGVVRSVWVARNPPGYAFIEFDDRRDADDAISALDGKHGWRVEMSRNYGSGRSSRGRDSNEVRCYDCGGTGHFARECRSGGSRSSYRRSPSPHYRSGSRRRSPPRSERDYSRSPRRDRKGSYTNGSPDKDRWGYTD